A genomic window from Streptomyces mirabilis includes:
- a CDS encoding Cof-type HAD-IIB family hydrolase, translated as MRENGPVTSATRQPETPAAALPPRLIATDLDGTLLRDDKSVSERTIAALAAAEEAGIEVFFVTGRPARWMDVVSDHVHGHGLAICGNGAAVVDLHGGPGAHRFVKVRELARENALDAVRLLREAAPGTVFAVEQTYGFYQEPAYPKLHMETPDNLAPAEQLLAPDAPGAGEPVLKILAFHHELDPDAFLTVARRAVGDRATITRSSPSALLEISGPGVSKASTLELCCAERGISPEEVVAFGDMPNDVEMLTWAGTSYAMGNAHPAVIAAASGRTVANNEDGVAVVIEKILAERL; from the coding sequence ATGCGCGAGAATGGCCCGGTGACCTCAGCGACCCGACAGCCAGAGACCCCGGCAGCCGCCCTTCCGCCGCGCCTGATCGCCACGGACCTCGACGGCACCCTCCTGCGCGACGACAAGTCCGTGTCCGAGCGCACGATCGCCGCCCTCGCCGCCGCCGAGGAGGCCGGCATCGAGGTCTTCTTCGTGACCGGCCGCCCGGCCCGCTGGATGGACGTCGTCAGCGACCACGTCCACGGCCACGGCCTGGCGATCTGCGGCAACGGCGCCGCCGTGGTCGACCTGCACGGCGGCCCCGGCGCCCACCGGTTCGTCAAGGTCCGGGAGCTGGCGCGGGAGAACGCGCTCGACGCCGTACGACTGCTGCGGGAGGCCGCGCCGGGCACCGTGTTCGCCGTCGAGCAGACGTACGGCTTCTACCAGGAGCCCGCGTACCCCAAGCTGCACATGGAGACCCCCGACAACCTCGCGCCCGCCGAGCAGCTCCTGGCCCCGGACGCCCCCGGCGCCGGCGAACCGGTGCTCAAGATCCTCGCCTTCCACCACGAGCTCGACCCCGACGCCTTCCTCACCGTGGCCCGTCGCGCCGTCGGCGACCGCGCCACCATCACCCGCTCCAGCCCCAGCGCCCTGCTGGAGATCAGCGGCCCCGGCGTCTCCAAGGCCAGCACGCTCGAACTGTGCTGCGCCGAGCGCGGTATCTCCCCCGAGGAGGTCGTCGCCTTCGGGGACATGCCGAACGACGTCGAGATGCTGACCTGGGCGGGCACGTCGTACGCGATGGGCAACGCGCACCCCGCCGTGATCGCCGCGGCCTCCGGTCGCACGGTCGCCAACAACGAGGACGGGGTGGCGGTCGTCATCGAGAAGATCCTCGCCGAGCGGCTGTAG
- a CDS encoding SDR family oxidoreductase, producing MTLEGARERRVRTGGIELCVAELGDRARPTVVLVHGYPDSKEVWSEVATRLAEHFHVVLYDVRGHGGSTAPQPLRGGFTLEKLTDDFLAVVDAVSPDRPVHLVGHDWGSVQSWEFVTVARTQGRIASFTSMSGPSLDHFGHWIKRRVRRPTPRRVGQLLGQGAKSWYVYLLHTPVLPELAWRGPLGKQWPKILRRVEKVPAGDYPTSSLPTDAAHGAWLYRDNVRARLSRPRTDAYAHAPVQLVTPLGDGFLSERLYDGLEEWAPQLVRRTLPDKHWIPRTRPDQLASWITDFVQANEDGVPVRDTIASGRYADRFGGQLVLVTGAGSGIGRATALAFAEAGARVVAVDRDAEGAARTAEMSRLIGSPEAWAETVDVSDEQAMEKLAERVAGEYGVVDVLVNNAGIGLSGSFFDTTPEDWKKVLDVNLWGVIHGCRLFGRQMAERGQGGHIVNTASAAAYLPSKALPAYSTSKAAVLMLSECLRAELAGRGIGVSAICPGFVNTNITSTAHFAGVDASEERRRQKKSARLYGLRNYPPEKVADAILRAVVRNQAVVPVTPEARGGRLMSRLAPRALRAIARMEPPL from the coding sequence GTGACTCTCGAAGGCGCGCGCGAGCGCCGGGTGCGGACGGGTGGGATCGAGCTGTGTGTCGCCGAGCTGGGCGATCGGGCGAGGCCCACGGTGGTGCTCGTGCACGGCTATCCGGACTCCAAGGAGGTGTGGTCCGAGGTCGCCACCCGCCTGGCTGAGCATTTCCACGTGGTGCTGTACGACGTCCGTGGCCACGGCGGATCGACGGCCCCGCAGCCACTGCGGGGCGGGTTCACCCTGGAGAAGCTGACCGACGACTTCCTGGCCGTCGTCGACGCGGTGAGCCCCGACCGCCCGGTGCACCTGGTGGGGCACGACTGGGGTTCGGTGCAGTCCTGGGAGTTCGTCACGGTCGCGCGCACCCAGGGCCGGATCGCCTCCTTCACCTCCATGTCCGGGCCGTCCCTCGACCACTTCGGCCACTGGATCAAGCGGCGTGTGCGACGGCCCACCCCGCGCAGGGTCGGCCAGCTCCTCGGCCAGGGCGCCAAGTCCTGGTACGTGTACCTGCTGCACACGCCCGTGCTGCCGGAGCTCGCCTGGCGCGGCCCCCTCGGCAAGCAGTGGCCGAAGATCCTGCGGCGGGTCGAGAAGGTGCCCGCGGGCGACTATCCGACCTCCTCGCTGCCGACGGACGCGGCACACGGCGCATGGCTGTACCGCGACAACGTACGGGCCCGGCTGAGCAGACCACGCACGGACGCCTACGCGCACGCGCCCGTGCAGCTCGTCACGCCCCTGGGGGACGGGTTCCTCTCCGAGCGGCTCTACGACGGCCTGGAGGAGTGGGCCCCGCAGCTGGTGCGTCGCACCCTCCCGGACAAGCACTGGATCCCGCGTACGCGGCCCGACCAACTGGCGTCCTGGATCACGGACTTCGTGCAGGCCAACGAGGACGGCGTGCCGGTGCGGGACACCATCGCCTCGGGCAGGTACGCCGACCGGTTCGGCGGGCAGCTCGTGCTGGTGACCGGCGCGGGCAGCGGCATCGGGCGGGCCACCGCCCTGGCGTTCGCCGAGGCCGGCGCGCGCGTGGTGGCCGTCGACCGGGACGCGGAGGGCGCGGCGCGCACGGCGGAGATGTCCCGGCTGATCGGCTCCCCCGAAGCGTGGGCCGAGACGGTCGACGTCTCCGACGAGCAGGCCATGGAGAAGCTCGCCGAAAGGGTCGCCGGCGAGTACGGCGTGGTGGACGTGCTGGTGAACAACGCCGGGATCGGACTGTCCGGGTCCTTCTTCGACACGACTCCGGAGGACTGGAAGAAGGTTCTCGACGTCAACCTGTGGGGCGTGATCCACGGCTGCCGGCTCTTCGGCAGGCAGATGGCCGAGCGTGGGCAGGGCGGCCACATCGTCAACACCGCGTCGGCGGCGGCGTACCTGCCCTCGAAGGCACTGCCCGCCTACAGCACCTCGAAGGCGGCCGTGCTGATGCTCAGTGAGTGCCTGCGCGCGGAGTTGGCCGGGCGGGGCATCGGCGTTTCGGCGATCTGCCCGGGTTTCGTGAACACGAACATCACCTCGACCGCGCACTTCGCCGGGGTGGACGCGAGCGAGGAGAGGCGCCGGCAGAAGAAGTCGGCGCGGCTGTACGGGCTGCGCAACTACCCGCCGGAGAAGGTGGCCGACGCGATCCTGCGCGCGGTCGTCCGCAACCAGGCGGTCGTGCCCGTCACCCCCGAGGCGCGCGGTGGCCGCCTGATGTCCCGGCTGGCGCCGAGGGCGCTGCGCGCGATCGCGCGGATGGAGCCACCTCTGTGA
- a CDS encoding ABC transporter ATP-binding protein, with amino-acid sequence MIATESLSKRYPRVTALDRLSVDVGPGVTGLVGANGAGKSTLIKILLGLSPATEGRAEVLGLDVATQGGAIRERVGYMPEHDCLPPDVSATEFVVHMARMSGLPPAAARERTADTLRHVGLYEERYRPIGGYSTGMKQRVKLAQALVHDPQLVFLDEPTNGLDPVGRDEMLGLIRRIHTEFGISVLVTSHLLGELERTCDHVVVVDGGKLLRSSSTTDFTQTTTTLAIEVTDTDEHPDGTSAVREALHARGVETHDGSGLPGAGHILLLTAEGEETYDLVRDVVADLGLGLIRMEQRRHHIAEVFRQEQTDGTDVQGVRKEAVGHGS; translated from the coding sequence GTGATCGCGACCGAAAGCCTGAGCAAGCGGTACCCACGGGTGACCGCTCTTGACCGGCTCTCCGTGGACGTCGGACCCGGTGTGACCGGACTCGTCGGAGCCAACGGAGCCGGCAAGTCCACACTGATCAAGATCCTGCTGGGTCTCTCCCCCGCCACCGAGGGCCGCGCCGAAGTCCTCGGACTCGACGTCGCCACCCAAGGCGGCGCCATCCGCGAGCGGGTCGGGTACATGCCCGAGCACGACTGCCTGCCCCCCGACGTCTCGGCCACCGAGTTCGTCGTTCACATGGCGCGCATGTCCGGGCTCCCGCCGGCCGCGGCCCGCGAGCGCACCGCGGACACCCTGCGCCACGTCGGACTGTACGAGGAGCGCTACCGTCCCATCGGTGGCTACTCGACGGGCATGAAGCAGCGCGTCAAGCTCGCGCAGGCCCTCGTCCACGACCCCCAGCTGGTCTTCCTCGACGAGCCGACCAACGGCCTCGACCCGGTCGGCCGCGACGAGATGCTCGGCCTGATCCGTCGTATCCACACCGAGTTCGGGATCTCGGTCCTGGTCACCTCGCACCTGCTGGGCGAGCTGGAGCGCACCTGCGACCACGTCGTGGTCGTCGACGGCGGCAAGCTGCTGCGGTCCAGCTCCACCACGGACTTCACCCAGACCACGACGACCCTCGCCATCGAGGTCACCGACACCGACGAGCACCCGGACGGCACCAGCGCGGTCCGCGAGGCGCTCCACGCGCGCGGCGTCGAGACCCACGACGGCAGCGGGCTGCCGGGCGCCGGCCACATCCTGCTGCTGACCGCCGAGGGCGAGGAGACCTACGACCTCGTCCGCGACGTCGTCGCCGACCTCGGCCTCGGCCTGATCCGCATGGAGCAGCGCCGCCACCACATCGCGGAGGTCTTCCGCCAGGAACAGACGGACGGGACGGACGTGCAGGGCGTACGGAAGGAGGCAGTGGGCCATGGCAGTTGA
- a CDS encoding LLM class flavin-dependent oxidoreductase yields MSLRLSTVILPYLRWHEGGRAAWQRAEQLGFHTAFTYDHLAWRTFRDGPWFGAVPTLTAAAAATDRLRLGTLVTSPNFRHPVTLAKELISLDDISNGRITLGIGAGGNGFDATTLLKSGQEPWTPRERADRFGEFVPLLDRLLTEDSFSYEGDFYSAHEARNIPGCVQRPRLPFAVAATGPRGMKLAARHGQAWVTTGDPKLYETGTPEQSVQAIHGQVEKLAAACAAVGRDASELDKILLTGFTPDRGRPLESLDAFVDFAGRHAELGFTDIVIHWPIPDSDFAADEKVFERIAMEAPAQLA; encoded by the coding sequence ATGAGTCTGCGTCTGAGCACAGTGATCCTGCCGTACCTCCGCTGGCACGAGGGCGGGCGTGCCGCCTGGCAGCGTGCGGAGCAACTCGGCTTCCACACCGCGTTCACGTACGACCACCTGGCGTGGCGGACCTTCCGGGACGGCCCCTGGTTCGGTGCCGTGCCCACGCTCACCGCCGCAGCCGCCGCCACCGACCGGCTCCGCCTGGGCACGCTCGTGACCTCGCCGAACTTCCGGCACCCGGTGACCCTCGCCAAGGAACTGATCTCCCTCGACGACATCTCGAACGGCCGGATCACCCTGGGCATCGGCGCGGGCGGCAACGGATTCGACGCCACGACGCTTCTGAAGAGCGGCCAGGAGCCCTGGACTCCGCGCGAGCGCGCCGACCGCTTCGGCGAGTTCGTTCCGCTGCTCGACCGCCTCCTCACCGAGGACTCCTTCTCCTACGAGGGTGACTTCTACTCGGCACACGAGGCGCGCAACATCCCGGGCTGTGTCCAGCGGCCCCGACTGCCCTTCGCGGTGGCCGCCACCGGCCCGCGCGGCATGAAGCTCGCCGCCCGCCATGGACAGGCCTGGGTGACCACCGGCGACCCCAAGTTGTACGAAACGGGCACCCCTGAACAGTCGGTTCAGGCCATTCACGGACAGGTGGAGAAGCTGGCCGCCGCCTGCGCCGCGGTCGGCCGTGACGCGTCCGAACTCGACAAGATCCTGCTCACCGGCTTCACCCCGGACCGCGGCCGTCCGCTGGAGTCCCTCGACGCGTTCGTCGACTTCGCGGGCCGGCACGCGGAGCTGGGCTTCACCGACATCGTGATCCACTGGCCCATCCCCGACTCGGACTTCGCCGCGGACGAAAAGGTCTTCGAGCGCATCGCCATGGAGGCCCCGGCGCAGCTGGCCTGA
- a CDS encoding ABC transporter permease encodes MYDPTVARLTYRALLGRRRALILCALPVLLIVISAAVRSFAGADDQVASDLLGGFALATMVPIIGVIAGTGAIGPEIDDGSVVYLLAKPLKRPTIIFTKLIVAIAVTMAFSALPTFIAGMILNGNGQQVAVAYTVAALVASIAYAALFLLLGTVTRHAVVFGLVYALVWEALFGSLVSGARTLSVQQWALAVGHKVTGGDLVTSDVGLPTATVLLVVVTVLATWYAGQRLRSLTLAGEE; translated from the coding sequence ATGTACGACCCCACAGTCGCCCGGCTCACCTATCGAGCCCTGCTCGGCCGCCGCCGGGCCCTCATCCTGTGTGCGCTGCCCGTCCTGCTCATCGTGATCTCCGCGGCCGTACGCAGCTTCGCCGGAGCCGATGACCAGGTGGCATCGGACCTGCTCGGCGGTTTCGCGCTCGCCACGATGGTGCCGATCATCGGCGTCATCGCCGGCACCGGCGCGATCGGCCCCGAGATCGACGACGGCTCGGTGGTGTATCTGCTGGCCAAGCCCCTGAAGCGGCCGACGATCATCTTCACCAAGCTGATCGTCGCGATCGCCGTCACCATGGCGTTCTCCGCCCTGCCGACGTTCATCGCGGGCATGATCCTGAACGGCAACGGCCAGCAGGTCGCCGTCGCCTACACCGTGGCGGCACTGGTCGCCTCGATCGCGTACGCCGCGCTGTTCCTGCTGCTCGGGACGGTCACCCGGCACGCGGTGGTGTTCGGGCTCGTCTACGCGCTGGTCTGGGAGGCCCTGTTCGGGTCGCTGGTGTCCGGCGCGCGCACGCTCAGCGTCCAGCAGTGGGCGCTCGCCGTGGGCCACAAGGTCACCGGCGGCGACCTCGTCACCTCGGACGTGGGCCTGCCCACCGCGACGGTGCTCCTGGTGGTGGTCACCGTGCTCGCCACCTGGTACGCCGGGCAGCGGTTGCGGTCGCTGACGCTGGCCGGCGAGGAGTGA
- a CDS encoding ABC transporter ATP-binding protein has protein sequence MTTLNIDHVSRWFGNVVAVNDITMTIGPGVTGLLGPNGAGKSTLINMMGGFLAPSTGTVTLDGRQVWRNEQIYKHIGIVPEREAMYDFLTGQEFVVANAELHGLGAKAAQRALATVEMEYAQDRKISTYSKGMRQRVKMASALVHDPSLLLLDEPFNGMDPRQRMQLMDLLRRMGDEGRTVLFSSHILEEVEQLAAHIEVIVAGRHAASGDFRRIRRLMTDRPHRYLVRSSDDRVLAAALIADPSTSGIEVDLAEGALRIQAVDFGRFTALLPRVAREHGIRLLTVSPSDESLESVFSYLVAA, from the coding sequence GTGACCACGCTCAACATCGACCATGTCTCGCGCTGGTTCGGCAACGTGGTGGCGGTCAACGACATCACGATGACGATCGGCCCCGGCGTCACCGGCCTGCTCGGCCCGAACGGCGCCGGGAAGTCCACTCTCATCAACATGATGGGCGGTTTCCTCGCCCCCTCCACCGGCACCGTCACCCTCGACGGCCGGCAGGTCTGGCGCAACGAACAGATCTACAAGCACATCGGCATCGTCCCGGAGCGCGAGGCGATGTACGACTTCCTCACGGGCCAGGAATTCGTCGTCGCCAACGCCGAGTTGCACGGCCTCGGAGCGAAGGCCGCCCAGCGGGCGCTCGCCACGGTCGAGATGGAGTACGCGCAGGACCGCAAGATCTCGACGTACTCCAAGGGCATGCGGCAGCGCGTGAAGATGGCCTCCGCGCTCGTCCACGACCCCTCCCTGCTGCTGCTCGACGAGCCCTTCAACGGCATGGACCCGCGCCAGCGCATGCAGCTCATGGACCTGCTGCGCCGCATGGGCGACGAGGGCCGCACGGTGCTGTTCTCGTCCCACATCCTCGAAGAGGTCGAACAGCTCGCCGCCCACATCGAGGTGATCGTCGCCGGACGGCACGCGGCCAGCGGCGATTTCCGCCGCATCCGGCGCCTGATGACCGACCGTCCGCACCGCTATCTGGTGCGCTCCAGCGACGACCGGGTACTGGCCGCCGCGCTGATCGCCGATCCGTCGACGTCCGGCATCGAAGTGGACCTGGCCGAGGGCGCGTTGCGCATCCAGGCGGTCGACTTCGGCCGGTTCACGGCGCTGCTGCCGCGCGTCGCGCGCGAGCACGGCATCCGGCTGCTCACGGTCTCGCCGTCCGACGAGTCCCTCGAGTCCGTCTTCTCGTATCTCGTCGCGGCGTAG
- a CDS encoding RNA 2'-phosphotransferase, with protein MDERRTVKVSKYLSKHLRHQPERIGLTLGGGGWVEIDTLIAAAAEHGFRITREELDHVVATNDKRRFAVEGTRIRASQGHSVEVDLGLPRATPPAYLYHGTVARNLDAIRAEGLRPMNRHDVHLSPDRETATRVGARRGRPVVLGVDAAAMHRDGHVFRVSANGVWLTEAVPPKYLRFPGPH; from the coding sequence ATGGATGAAAGACGCACCGTGAAGGTGTCGAAGTACCTCTCGAAGCATCTGCGGCATCAGCCCGAGCGGATCGGGCTCACGCTCGGCGGGGGAGGCTGGGTCGAGATCGACACGCTGATCGCGGCAGCGGCGGAGCACGGCTTCCGGATCACCCGCGAGGAGCTCGACCACGTGGTGGCCACGAACGACAAGCGGCGCTTCGCCGTGGAGGGCACCCGCATCCGCGCCAGCCAGGGCCACTCCGTCGAGGTCGACCTCGGACTGCCCCGGGCGACTCCGCCGGCGTACCTGTACCACGGGACCGTGGCCCGCAATCTGGACGCGATCCGGGCCGAGGGCCTGCGGCCCATGAACCGGCACGACGTGCATCTCTCGCCCGACCGCGAGACCGCCACCCGCGTCGGTGCCCGCCGCGGCCGGCCCGTCGTGCTCGGCGTGGACGCCGCCGCCATGCACCGCGACGGCCATGTCTTCCGGGTCAGCGCGAACGGGGTGTGGCTCACCGAGGCCGTGCCCCCGAAGTACCTGCGCTTCCCCGGCCCGCACTGA
- a CDS encoding sensor histidine kinase, whose translation MSVVPASPRPDGGPDVPRLLEAVRSIGSGLELHSTLDRICEKAAELADACYAAIGVVAEDGEGLADFVFHGVDEETARRIGQLPDGHKGLLGALIHDPVPVRLARLDEDTRACGFPEHHPAMRSFLGVPIRVQGEIFGNLYLAEKRGGGPFTDDDLSMVRVLAAEAGIAIGNARLYEAARQRERWIDGSVAVTRALLSADDAEDALQVVAEQARRLSGSVAGIVLLPAAEGGLEISAVAKDRPSKVLGAVVPPESELVAELLDGGAVFLDDAATDPRMVTDFAREYGPTMMLPLQSDCRLLGALVTPRERGGRPFTETERTLAAHFASQAALALIMAEAQRDRERLAVYEDRDRIARDLHDLVIQRLFATGMMLESAQRNSAVPEVREGVERAVDELDVTIQEIRTAVFALQQGPAEVPSGLRTRVLREINMAAVPLGFKPTHRFVGPVDTAVGELTGKNLIAALREALSNAFRHAGASRIDVVVDATVVLPDGRQGVRLTVEDDGVGIPEGGRRSGLRNLGRRAESLGGDSWYGPGPGADGGGTTVVWQAPHVPQGEPL comes from the coding sequence ATGTCAGTGGTCCCCGCCTCCCCTCGTCCGGACGGCGGCCCGGACGTGCCGCGGCTGCTGGAGGCGGTGCGGTCGATCGGGTCGGGGCTGGAGCTGCACTCGACGCTGGACCGGATCTGCGAGAAGGCGGCCGAGCTGGCGGACGCGTGCTACGCCGCCATCGGGGTCGTGGCGGAAGACGGTGAGGGACTCGCGGACTTCGTCTTCCACGGCGTCGACGAGGAGACCGCCCGGCGGATCGGACAGCTGCCCGACGGACACAAGGGGCTGCTCGGGGCGCTCATCCACGACCCGGTGCCGGTACGGCTCGCGCGGTTGGACGAGGACACGCGCGCGTGCGGATTTCCCGAGCACCATCCGGCGATGCGCAGCTTCCTGGGGGTTCCGATCCGGGTGCAGGGGGAGATCTTCGGGAATCTGTACCTGGCCGAGAAGCGCGGCGGTGGCCCGTTCACCGACGACGACCTCAGCATGGTCCGCGTGCTGGCCGCGGAGGCGGGTATCGCGATCGGCAACGCCCGGCTGTACGAGGCCGCCCGGCAGCGCGAACGGTGGATCGACGGCTCGGTGGCCGTGACCCGGGCACTCCTGTCGGCCGACGACGCCGAGGACGCGCTCCAGGTCGTCGCGGAACAGGCCCGCAGGCTCTCCGGATCGGTGGCCGGGATCGTGCTGCTTCCCGCCGCGGAGGGCGGTCTGGAGATCAGCGCGGTCGCCAAGGACCGCCCGTCCAAGGTGCTGGGAGCCGTCGTCCCGCCGGAGAGCGAACTGGTCGCCGAACTCCTCGACGGAGGGGCCGTGTTCCTCGACGACGCGGCCACCGACCCACGCATGGTCACCGACTTCGCCCGCGAGTACGGGCCGACGATGATGCTTCCCCTGCAGAGCGACTGCCGTCTCCTGGGAGCCCTCGTCACTCCCCGGGAACGGGGCGGGCGACCTTTCACCGAGACCGAGCGCACCCTCGCCGCGCACTTCGCCTCGCAGGCCGCGCTCGCGCTGATCATGGCCGAGGCACAGCGCGACCGGGAGCGGCTCGCGGTCTACGAGGACCGTGACCGGATTGCCCGTGATCTGCACGACCTCGTCATCCAGCGGCTGTTCGCCACCGGGATGATGTTGGAGAGCGCACAGCGGAACTCGGCTGTGCCCGAGGTGCGGGAGGGCGTCGAAAGGGCGGTCGACGAACTCGACGTCACCATCCAGGAGATCCGCACCGCCGTCTTCGCGCTCCAACAGGGACCTGCCGAAGTTCCGTCCGGGCTGCGCACCCGGGTGCTGCGGGAGATCAACATGGCCGCCGTGCCGCTCGGCTTCAAGCCCACGCACCGTTTTGTCGGGCCCGTCGACACGGCGGTCGGTGAACTCACGGGCAAGAACCTCATCGCGGCCCTGCGCGAGGCGCTGTCCAACGCCTTCCGGCATGCCGGGGCCTCCCGCATCGATGTCGTCGTCGACGCGACCGTCGTCCTGCCGGACGGTCGGCAGGGTGTCCGGCTGACCGTCGAGGACGACGGCGTCGGCATCCCCGAGGGCGGCCGGCGCAGCGGCCTGCGCAACCTCGGGCGGCGCGCCGAGTCGCTGGGCGGCGACAGCTGGTACGGACCGGGGCCCGGAGCCGACGGCGGCGGTACGACGGTGGTGTGGCAGGCGCCGCATGTTCCGCAGGGGGAACCGCTTTAG
- a CDS encoding ABC transporter permease, whose amino-acid sequence MAVEQSLTPRGEQTRIHDIGYRHYDGPRLGRAYARRSLYSQSLRGSYGLGRSVKSKVLPMLLFVVMCVPALIMVAVAVATKAKALPVDYTRYAVIMQAVIGLYVASQGPQSVSRDLRFKTVPLYFSRPIETVDYVRAKYAALASALFVLTAAPLIVLYVGALLAKLDFVDQTKGFGQGLVSVALLSLLFAGIGLVISSVTPRRGFGIAAVIAALTISYGAVSTVQAIAFEQSSSSAVPWLGLFSPITLIDGVQTAFLGATSAFPGGQGPSTGQGVVYLVVVLGLIAGSYGLLMRRYRKVGL is encoded by the coding sequence ATGGCAGTTGAGCAGTCCCTCACCCCCCGCGGTGAGCAGACCCGGATCCACGACATCGGCTACCGCCACTACGACGGCCCGCGCCTGGGCCGCGCCTACGCACGCCGCTCGCTGTACTCGCAGTCCCTGCGCGGCTCCTACGGCCTGGGCCGCTCGGTCAAGTCCAAGGTGCTGCCGATGCTGCTCTTCGTGGTGATGTGCGTCCCCGCACTCATCATGGTGGCCGTCGCGGTCGCCACCAAGGCGAAGGCCCTGCCGGTCGACTACACGCGCTACGCGGTCATCATGCAGGCCGTCATCGGCCTGTACGTCGCCTCCCAGGGACCGCAGTCCGTCTCGCGCGACCTGCGCTTCAAGACCGTGCCGCTGTACTTCTCACGCCCCATCGAGACCGTCGACTACGTACGCGCCAAGTACGCGGCGCTGGCCTCGGCGCTGTTCGTCCTGACGGCCGCGCCGCTGATCGTGCTCTACGTAGGGGCGCTTCTGGCGAAGCTCGACTTCGTCGACCAGACGAAGGGCTTCGGGCAGGGGCTGGTCTCCGTGGCGCTGCTGTCGCTTCTCTTCGCCGGGATCGGCCTGGTCATCTCGTCGGTCACCCCGCGCCGCGGCTTCGGCATCGCGGCCGTCATCGCGGCGCTGACCATCTCCTACGGAGCCGTGTCGACCGTCCAGGCCATCGCCTTCGAGCAGTCCAGCTCCTCGGCCGTGCCCTGGCTCGGCCTCTTCTCTCCCATCACGCTCATCGACGGGGTGCAGACGGCCTTCCTCGGCGCCACCTCCGCCTTCCCCGGAGGGCAGGGCCCTTCGACCGGGCAGGGAGTCGTCTACCTCGTCGTCGTCCTCGGGCTCATCGCGGGCTCCTACGGCCTCCTGATGCGCCGCTACCGAAAGGTCGGGCTGTGA